From Pagrus major chromosome 9, Pma_NU_1.0, the proteins below share one genomic window:
- the wnt6b gene encoding protein Wnt-6: MTVRLSRIQLALFFILLCPVNIIGLWWAVGSPLVMDPNSICRKAKRLAGKQAELCQTQPEIVSEVAKGARLGVRECQYQFRYRRWNCTSHNKYFGKILQQDIRETAFVYAITAAGVTHAVTQACSMGDLLQCGCEATRNRAPPRPPSSSSSSSSSSSGEGVKWEWGGCGDDVEFGYEKSKQFMDAKRRRGKSDIRTLVDLHNNEAGRLAVKLYMRTECKCHGLSGSCTLRTCWKKMPHFREVGDRLLERFNGASKVMGGNDGKTLIPVGQNIKPPDKQDLIYSDESPDFCLANRKTGSLGTRGRICNSTAMDISGCDLLCCERGYREETVVFEENCLCRFHWCCVVQCKKCLVQKELSLCH, translated from the exons GGCGGTGGGAAGTCCGCTGGTGATGGACCCCAACAGCATTTGCAGGAAGGCGAAGCGTCTGGCGGGGAAGCAGGCCGAGCTGTGCCAGACTCAGCCGGAGATCGTCAGCGAGGTGGCCAAAGGGGCCAGGCTGGGCGTCAGGGAGTGCCAGTACCAGTTCAGGTACCGCCGGTGGAACTGCACCAGCCACAACAAGTACTTTGGCAAAATACTGCAGCAAG ATATCCGGGAGACGGCGTTTGTTTATGCCATCACGGCGGCCGGCGTGACCCACGCTGTGACCCAGGCCTGCAGCATGGGAGACCTCCTGCAGTGTGGCTGTGAGGCGACCAGGAACAGAGCGCCGCCGAGGCcgccttcatcctcctcctcctcctcctcctcctcctccggggAGGGAGTCAAGTGGGAGTGGGGGGGCTGCGGAGACGATGTGGAGTTTGGTTACGAAAAGTCGAAACAGTTTATGGACGCCAAGAGGAGAAGGGGCAAGAGCGACATCAGGACGCTCGTTGACCTGCACAACAACGAGGCTGGGCGGCTG GCGGTGAAGCTCTACATGCGGACAGAGTGCAAGTGCCACGGACTGTCGGGCTCATGCACCTTGCGCACATGCTGGAAAAAGATGCCTCATTTCCGTGAGGTAGGCGACCGCCTGCTGGAGCGCTTCAACGGCGCTTCCAAGGTGATGGGCGGTAATGACGGCAAGACCCTGATCCCCGTGGGCCAGAACATAAAGCCGCCGGACAAGCAGGATCTGATCTACTCTGACGAGTCGCCCGATTTCTGCCTCGCAAATCGGAAAACTGGTTCGCTGGGGACACGGGGGCGCATATGCAACAGCACAGCCATGGACATAAGCGGCTGTGACCTGCTGTGCTGCGAGCGCGGCTACCGGGAGGAAACGGTGGTGTTTGAGGAGAACTGTCTGTGTCGTTTCCACTGGTGTTGTGTGGTCCAGTGCAAGAAATGCTTGGTCCAAAAAGAGCTGAGTCTCTGTCActga